In one window of Sphingomonas glaciei DNA:
- a CDS encoding toll/interleukin-1 receptor domain-containing protein, with the protein MRATERMDLLEKIGTELQRRYTFSEIDVFLRALDISTMHFDYGSSKRIYVKQVLGDVSEKDLLHVADELGLFNASAGNSGVSEPPANWKDTKDFRLFISHLSADKLIATRLKDALSLYDIAGFVAHEDIQPTLAWQDEIERALQTMDAMVAVHTPGFSKSYWTQQEVGFALGRSTKVISFKYGEDPTGFIGKHQALPRRSRTAEQIAKEIDSLLEADTRTAPRLQEARDHGVPF; encoded by the coding sequence ATGCGCGCAACCGAACGGATGGACCTGCTGGAGAAGATCGGCACCGAGCTTCAGCGCCGTTACACATTTTCCGAGATCGATGTCTTCTTACGGGCGCTCGACATAAGCACGATGCACTTCGACTACGGCAGCAGCAAGCGCATCTACGTCAAACAGGTCTTGGGTGACGTGTCCGAAAAAGACCTCCTCCATGTAGCTGACGAATTGGGTCTGTTTAATGCTTCAGCTGGGAATTCAGGCGTGAGCGAGCCGCCCGCGAACTGGAAGGACACGAAAGACTTCCGGCTCTTCATCTCGCACCTCAGCGCCGACAAGCTAATTGCCACACGGTTAAAGGACGCTCTGTCACTTTACGACATCGCCGGGTTTGTGGCGCACGAAGACATACAGCCTACGCTCGCTTGGCAAGACGAGATAGAGCGGGCGTTACAGACCATGGACGCGATGGTGGCGGTTCACACGCCGGGCTTCTCCAAATCGTACTGGACGCAGCAGGAAGTCGGGTTCGCCCTGGGCCGCAGCACCAAGGTGATCTCCTTTAAGTATGGGGAGGATCCAACAGGCTTCATTGGCAAGCACCAAGCGTTGCCCCGCCGCAGTCGGACTGCCGAGCAAATCGCGAAAGAGATCGACAGCTTGCTTGAGGCGGACACCCGCACTGCGCCGCGACTACAGGAGGCGAGGGACCACGGTGTACCCTTCTGA
- a CDS encoding YfjI family protein, with translation MVDFADFGANDIDERRLPKPRPLCEEMQPEPYPLWEIPALIRDAVEEVASYVQPPVAMVAACALTAVSTAVQTGFGVRRDSALSGPATLYLLTVAESGERKSTVDSIFIQPVRDWEAEQRKLYSRRRAEYKAQLEDWEKQGEELQANITSGFINPQNFEIDPRTSHALGRPTEPQLVRVLRKNDTTEALIAALDKYPVATIASAEAGTIFGSHSMKAESVTANLALANEMWDGGVIDKSTVGAGEVRVEGMRVTMGLQVQPSVLQNFVDKTGGLARGIGYFARFLFCQPETTQGTRMYKEPPAARPALAAFCQRMTTLLSIEAEFDEYDRLETQMLAFDADAQKSWIAFYDEVEEKLNYEDEYGSIRDVASKAADNAARLACCFHVFANGPSHPIARDSVLGACALMRWYLDEAVRFCGKAAAAPEIADAQMLEEWLVKETKKRARAGTDQSLVISVNQIRRTGPSQLRKARTGRLEDAVDILADHHRVLVQGRTGKKGRDIILRSEVLREYMQ, from the coding sequence ATGGTTGATTTCGCAGACTTCGGTGCCAATGACATCGACGAACGCCGCCTACCCAAGCCGCGACCGCTTTGCGAGGAGATGCAACCGGAGCCGTATCCGCTCTGGGAAATACCTGCACTGATCCGCGACGCCGTCGAGGAAGTCGCAAGCTACGTGCAGCCGCCCGTTGCAATGGTCGCCGCATGCGCGCTGACAGCGGTCTCAACAGCCGTCCAGACGGGTTTTGGCGTTCGCCGGGACTCCGCCCTCTCCGGCCCCGCCACGCTCTACTTGCTCACGGTTGCAGAGAGCGGTGAACGCAAGTCGACAGTAGATAGCATTTTTATCCAGCCCGTGCGGGACTGGGAAGCTGAACAACGCAAGCTCTACAGCAGGCGGCGCGCTGAATACAAAGCGCAGCTAGAAGATTGGGAGAAGCAGGGTGAGGAGCTGCAGGCCAACATCACCTCCGGTTTCATCAACCCGCAGAACTTCGAAATCGACCCGCGAACGTCGCACGCTCTCGGAAGGCCTACGGAGCCGCAATTAGTCCGTGTTCTGCGGAAAAACGACACCACCGAAGCGTTGATTGCCGCTCTCGATAAATATCCAGTTGCTACAATCGCTAGCGCCGAAGCGGGCACAATCTTCGGTTCGCATAGCATGAAAGCGGAATCGGTCACCGCTAACCTCGCGCTTGCAAACGAGATGTGGGACGGCGGAGTTATAGACAAGAGCACTGTGGGCGCAGGGGAAGTAAGGGTCGAGGGCATGAGGGTGACGATGGGCCTTCAAGTGCAACCCTCGGTGCTGCAAAACTTCGTAGACAAGACAGGGGGGCTAGCGAGGGGCATCGGCTACTTTGCCCGGTTCCTGTTCTGCCAGCCCGAAACTACCCAGGGCACCCGCATGTACAAGGAGCCTCCAGCGGCCCGACCCGCCTTGGCAGCTTTCTGCCAGAGAATGACCACGCTGTTGTCCATTGAAGCCGAGTTCGACGAGTACGACCGGCTAGAGACACAGATGCTGGCCTTCGACGCCGACGCTCAGAAGTCTTGGATCGCCTTCTACGACGAGGTGGAGGAGAAGCTTAACTACGAAGACGAGTACGGCAGCATTCGCGACGTTGCGAGCAAGGCAGCCGATAACGCCGCTCGACTTGCCTGCTGCTTTCACGTCTTCGCCAACGGCCCTAGCCACCCCATAGCCCGCGACAGCGTGTTGGGTGCTTGTGCCTTGATGCGCTGGTATCTCGACGAGGCAGTCCGCTTCTGCGGTAAAGCCGCGGCGGCTCCGGAGATTGCAGACGCTCAGATGCTCGAAGAATGGTTGGTGAAGGAAACTAAGAAGCGGGCGCGTGCCGGTACGGATCAAAGCCTCGTCATCTCCGTCAACCAGATAAGACGGACTGGGCCGAGCCAATTGCGAAAGGCTCGGACAGGGCGTTTAGAAGACGCGGTAGACATTCTTGCCGATCACCACAGAGTACTTGTGCAAGGGCGGACGGGAAAAAAGGGCCGGGACATAATATTGCGCTCCGAGGTCCTGCGAGAGTACATGCAGTGA
- a CDS encoding helix-turn-helix transcriptional regulator — protein MPQQSFEELCELFAYQPKGRPLDSEEAAEVLRIHPGTMAQYRLRGEGPRFFSPPGTRRVWYAEKDLLAWIASGAKRSTSETVAA, from the coding sequence GTGCCCCAGCAATCCTTCGAAGAACTTTGTGAACTGTTCGCCTACCAGCCCAAAGGCCGCCCACTCGACAGTGAGGAAGCAGCCGAAGTGCTCCGTATTCACCCCGGCACCATGGCCCAGTACCGCCTACGTGGTGAGGGTCCGCGCTTCTTCAGCCCGCCTGGTACTCGCCGGGTCTGGTACGCTGAGAAGGACCTGCTCGCGTGGATCGCCTCGGGCGCGAAGCGCAGCACCAGCGAGACGGTTGCGGCCTAA